CCATCGCCATCTGCCGCGGCCGAGCCACTACCCGCGAGCGTTTTTTCGAGTACATCTCCGCAACTTTGATCTTGTAGTAGTCGGCCACGGTTTTCTGAATGTTTTCGATAGAAATCTGGCGCGTCTGGACGGCGAGGAGATCTTTCAGTGCCTCCTTGGCGAGATCTACAGTGATGGGTTGCCCTGTAAAGCGAGAGTAAGCGACCACCCGCTTGAGCGCGCCTTCCAGCTCCCGCACGTTGGATTGGATTTGTTTGGCGATGAAGAAGGCCACGTCCTCACCCAGGGCGATCGTTTCCCCCTCCGCCTTCTTGAGCAGGATGGCCACCCGCATCTCCAGCTCCGGCGGCTCGATGGCCACGGTGAGGCCCCAGCCGAATCGGGAAACCAATCTGTCCTCTATCCCCTGCATTTCCTTGGGATAGGTATCGCAGGTGATGATCACTTGCTTCTGTGCCTCGATCAGGGCATTGAAGGCATAGAAGAATTCCTCTTGCGTGCGGCTTTTGCCCGCGAAGAATTGAATGTCGTCGATTAAAAGTAGGTCAAGGGAGTGGTAATAGCGCTTGAAGTCGTTGAAGGATTTGTGCTGGTAGGCGCGCACCACGTCCGACACGTAGCGTTCTGCATGGATGTAGCTGATCTTGGCGTGCCGATTGTGTTCCAGAACGAGATTGCCGATGGCCTGGATGAGGTGGGTCTTGCCTAAGCCCACGCCGCCGTACACGAACAAGGGGTTGTAAGCAGAGCCAGGGTTTTCCGCCACTTGCATGGCCGCAGCACGAGCGAGCTGGTTGGCCTTGCCCGTGACGAAATTGGCGAAGTTAAAGGCGGGATTGAGCCCCGAATGCCCTTCCCGGGCCGGCTTGGCGGGAGCGAATGCCTTACTCTCCGCCGCTGCGCTAGCAGGCCGGACCTCTGGCTGGCCTAGCACCACTTCGATATTCACAGGGCGCCCCAACTGGGTTTCCGCAAGCTGCTGGATGCGCGAGAGGAATTTGTCCTTGACCCACTGCTGGACGAACCGGTTGGGCGCAAGCAGGCGCACGCCCTCCTCGTCACCTTCCGCTTTGAGTGGCTTGATCCAGGTATTGAACTGCTGGGGAGTCAGTTCCTTGCTGAAACGGTCGAGACAATGCTGCCAAAAACCATCCATCCGGTTCATGCCTCTTCAGGTCTGTTTTGGGGAAGGACGCAGCCCGGGCCACGGGCGGGAAGGAAGCCCATATTGTACCGCATCCGCCCCAGTTATCCACAGCGGCGCCGCGTGCTGGACCTGCTTAGACCGTCATTTAATCGTTGACAGGGAAAGGTTTTTCCTGCTGTAATATACCGTTTAAGACTTTTGACCCGCAGAGGCCAACATGAAACGCACCTACCAGCCCTCCGTTGTTCGCCGCAAGCGTACCCATGGTTTTCTGGTCCGGATGCGGACCAAAGGTGGCCGCGCCGTCATCAACGCCCGCCGTGCCAAGGGCCGGAAGCGTCTCGCGGTGTGAAGACGCGGGCGCTAGCGGGCCCGCGCCGTTGAAGCCACAATACCGCTTCCCCAAACGCAGTCATTTGCGGAAAACGGACGAGATCTCGTCCGTTTTCGATTTTCGGCGGCGCTTAAGCGGTGCCTTCCTAACGGTGCAGGTCAAGCCCAACGACCTGGGTTTCCCCCGCCTCGCAGTGATGGTGGCGCGCTCAATCGCGCGCCGGGCCGTGGATCGGAATTACATGCGACGGG
Above is a genomic segment from Thiobacter sp. AK1 containing:
- the rnpA gene encoding ribonuclease P protein component, coding for MPRAGSVSRCEDAGASGPAPLKPQYRFPKRSHLRKTDEISSVFDFRRRLSGAFLTVQVKPNDLGFPRLAVMVARSIARRAVDRNYMRRVVREVFRLAQPNLGGCDFVVRVTRRFGREDFPTVRQELSQHLARLCPCPDSSCA
- the rpmH gene encoding 50S ribosomal protein L34, which gives rise to MKRTYQPSVVRRKRTHGFLVRMRTKGGRAVINARRAKGRKRLAV
- the dnaA gene encoding chromosomal replication initiator protein DnaA produces the protein MDGFWQHCLDRFSKELTPQQFNTWIKPLKAEGDEEGVRLLAPNRFVQQWVKDKFLSRIQQLAETQLGRPVNIEVVLGQPEVRPASAAAESKAFAPAKPAREGHSGLNPAFNFANFVTGKANQLARAAAMQVAENPGSAYNPLFVYGGVGLGKTHLIQAIGNLVLEHNRHAKISYIHAERYVSDVVRAYQHKSFNDFKRYYHSLDLLLIDDIQFFAGKSRTQEEFFYAFNALIEAQKQVIITCDTYPKEMQGIEDRLVSRFGWGLTVAIEPPELEMRVAILLKKAEGETIALGEDVAFFIAKQIQSNVRELEGALKRVVAYSRFTGQPITVDLAKEALKDLLAVQTRQISIENIQKTVADYYKIKVAEMYSKKRSRVVARPRQMAMALAKELTQLSLPDIGDAFGGRDHTTVLHACRRIEELRNQDPTLSRDFAVLMQTLRG